A stretch of the Papaver somniferum cultivar HN1 chromosome 6, ASM357369v1, whole genome shotgun sequence genome encodes the following:
- the LOC113287960 gene encoding uncharacterized protein LOC113287960, translating into MPLPNLQVVRRRHFLRRRVAMLNLSVAKRNPIRKKVRSLMTARIVLPTAVSNLLLVGEAFSENGPEAETCGDTALSTTVAAAPGGLVTYVARYEGVVATQTMKSTPVTAGAIVVRNSLSVADSFAGATFTPPYLVPYPDHVLIGGFSVPANYAALYTKIWESYRHVAMTKRITGRLALVKRVEEALSSIDDMCNVTGHTVSEDVILSWKFHCDMCVDFEFNAP; encoded by the exons atgcctttaccaaacttgcaagtagtcagaagaCGACATTTCTTGAGACGGAGGGTGGCGATGCTGAACCTATCCGTAGCGAAGAGGAACCCGATAAGGAAGAAAGTTCGGAGTCTAATGACGGCGAGAATAGTTCTTCCAACAGCAGTGTCGAATCTTCTTCTAGTCG gggaAGCCTTTTCTGAAAATGGACCTGAGGCGGAGACTTGTGGAGACACAGCTTTGTCTACAACCGTGGCCGCCGCACCTGGTGGCCTTGTAACATATGTTGCTCGATATGAAGGTGTTGTTGCGACTCAGACAATGAAGAGTACTCCAGTGACCGCTGGCGCAATTGTAGTTAGGAATTCTTTGTCGGTCGCTGATTCATTCGCGGGCGCCACCTTCactcctccatacctggttccttatccggatcacgtgttgatcgggggatttagtgTGCCAGCAAATTATGCGGCgctatacactaagatatgggaaagctacagaCATGTCGCCATGACCAAGAGAATTACTGGCCGActcgcgttggttaagcgtgtggaggaagctttgtcttcaattgacgacatgtgcaacgtgactggtcatactgtttctgaggatgtaatatTGAGCTGGAAGTTCCATTGTGACATGTGCGTAGACTTCGAGTTCAATGCTCCTTGA